ACATTCCTTTAAAGATACAGCACCTGTTGGCTGTCTTCGTAGtttacttatgaaataaaaatatgaataaggAAGGAAAATGTTGAAACCAAGATTCAAGCTTGTGTTGTCTCAAGTTCTCAGTATGTTCTCAATACCAATCGAATTCAACATGCCGGTAAGATCGATTTTTAGGAAAGACAATTGGAATCAACATTAAGACACATTGATCAAAAGAGTCTGAGTCTGAACGTACCCGTAgaacaggaggagcaggaccaGCGCAGGCAGGTTGGTCTCTGAGACATACGACTGCTGCTGGAAACAGATGAAGATCAGCACCACCATGGTAGCTGGGACTGTGTAGTTCAACTGaagaggacatttcagaaaaagaggaaatatttattttgtccatTGAATATTATTTTCCATTGAGAATGATCTAATGGAGAATATTGACTAAAGTGAGCTTACGTTTTGTTCGTTAATTTACAAAGCATAatttttcaaaaatacattGCTTGAAATAGAAAAACTGAAAAGGAAATTCCACCAAATATGATGAAATATGTATAACGTAATTGCAGAGTGAGATTGTTGTCACAATGTGAAGTGACTTGTGGCTGATTAGAGTAAATGTCTCCCTTCTGAGCACTGACCATGTCCCAGGTGAAGTTGGCCAGCCAGTAAAGGATCGGTTTCACCCCGCTGACAAATTGAAGGTGTTTGGCTTTACTGACTCGCTCCTCAATCAGAAAAAGGACAAAGCTGGCCGGCACAAAGGACAAGGCGAAGATCACGCAGATGGAGACCAGAACATCTACGGATGTGGTCATCCTGACATTAGGAACCAAGGGAAAAAACACATATCAACATTCATGTAATATGACACACTTGTTTTACTTCTGGCTAAGCTGAGTTCAACTCTTGGGACaaactgctgtaaaaaaaactccacatcagtGAACTAACATGGCCATTTCTGTGAGTTGTTCCTTGGTGAGGTTGAGCGGGTGGTTGTAGGCGGTGATGCCGTGTCTCATCCTCTCCGGACCCGGTGGCAGACTCGCTCTCAGCAGGCCGTTGTTCATCACGTTGACAAATGACACCATGGCATGCCATCCTTTGTTATTGTACCACACCTGGGGGGGAGAAACACTTTTACGGTCTAGATTCCTCCCTGAAAGACAGGCCAGTGACAACGAGGAGAGAAGACAGATAATCCGACACACATGTACCttgacattgttttcactgttcaGTCCTCCTAGAAAATCTGGCAGTCTGTTGAGCAGAAGATCCAGCGAACTGTTCTGTGAACAATCAAAGAACATCCGAGAACATTAACAACATTCAGGAAATGGGTAATTTCACTTAAATTGAAGCCTCGTTTATACCTGCTGAACTTGATAACGCGACCTGATCGCCATGATGGAGTCCTGGATGTGGTGGAACTGAGATAAAGTCTGAGTAGAGCTTCCCCCGAGAGAGAAACCTCCATATCTGTAATTATAACAGTTGGTTTCTTGTCAGTCCTTCAGTAGAATTACGTATACAAACCCATTCCATGGCTGTAAGTACTgcagatattaaatatatagatattgAACCAGCAGCTTACCTGAATTCATTCACCCACTTCTTGGTTTTTAGACTGTTgatgacacagagagaaaagagtgaATACGTGACGCATATTCTttaaaggaaacacaaacagggtTAACGTATATCCATTTAGAGCTCAGTCATTGGGCTAGTTTTGGCAAAGATTGCATATTGTGTCTTATTACGCTGCAACTAATAAATACAATTGaccaaatataatatattttacatcCTTATCTTAAGTTTTTAAGTATTCTTAAAAACTTTACGTTACCTTAACGaggtaacaaaataaaatggaatacCACACAGAAATGTGTCATAATGTTAAATGAAGTACCTTTTTTTGAGAATCTGAGAATAGGTTTTCACCAGGTAATCAGAGATGTTATAATTTGTCAGGTTCTGCAGCACATCTCCAGTCACCCGCTTTATCTAAAAGATATCAAATAACAACATCTGAAGAGTCATACAGAGTCAAAGTCTAGTTAATCAACAAGCCGCTCTCGCCACACACCGACCTGCGGAGGCGGCAGCCCGCCGGCACCCTGCGGGCAGTCGGGGAGCATCCGGCGGACGTCCTCTGTGCTACATTGACAGTCGGGAGACGGAGCGTCTCTGCtccagttgcctctgctgaacATTTGccaggtggagaaggagacctGAGGTCGCATGAACTGGCCACCCCGCACGCCTTCACACCGAGGAGTCCTGCAGGAAGAATTTGGGAATGGACATAGAGTAAAGGCTTGTGGTTTAAGCTTTCAAATGTTGCCCGAATCTGTagtatataaaataaaagtacagcAAACAACCTCAAAATGATAAGAAATAAACGCTTAATGATGTGGCATTTTCTATGAAGTGCCAGTAAAGGTCAGTAATTACTTAATACACCCAATCAGGACCGAAATTACACGTGGATCATATTTATCTCAACCCTACACAGTAATCTACATTTAAGGAAGGCATGAcatgttttttaattgtgtCTATATCATCTCCCATTTGTAGTATGTTAAAGATCTTGATGCCATTTATCTCCATCACTGCTTCATTAAATCCCTTCTGATGCTGCTCAGGCAAATCATTGTAGTCATAAGGGTTGTCTTACGTGctgttctcttcctcctctttctccatgCACTTGGTACCAAAACCGGGCTGGTCAAGCAAAGCTTCCAGCAAGTTCTCCATGGCTGGGTTCCCAGGTGCATCATTGCTGTGAATACATCGAATCAGCGGGAGGGGCACACAAAACTATTATTAAAAAGTAATCCAGTGAAAAGCATGACCACGTGTATCCACAAAAGAAGACCAAACCAATTCGCGGCTGAAGAAACCGATTCAGAATTGCTTCTGCACCGACTTACGTAATGGTGAATGTTGGGGAGGAGGCTTACCTGAAGAAGGTGAACTGTTCTCCGTACATCCagggctgcagctgcagggaggGATACTTCCCAAACGGAGGAACGATGAGGCTGAAGAGCAGAGCGACCAGCACGAACACAGCGGGCAGGACGACCTGAAGCCAAAATCACCCGTCACTACTGAACTACTAAACAGTCGACAAACTACCGGATGGGGGGCAGAGTTTGGCAGCTCTCATACAGCTGTTATCGACATCTTTATTCACCTGAGCGAAGAAGCCCCTGCGGCTCCTTCGAGCATAAAGCCAGCGTTTGATGAAGAGAGCCCTCAGCTGCTGCCAGGTCAGCCACCAGCCGGTCAGTGGCAGCCCACCCCGGCCATCTCCACTCAGCAGGTCCGTTTCCTGGGGTTCTGCAAGCAGGGAAAGCACAGATTGAGAGAACAACAACGCATCGTGCTGATAAATACATGGACCTCTGTCAACCTTCTGCACGATggagacacagaaacacaaaactacagcaGCAATTGAGAACAACGCATTTGGGGGGAACAAACAGATTCTGTCCAGCATTGTTGGTGTTCAAAATTGTGAATATTCAAATtctcaaatatatttttgaaaacaAGAAATTCAACTGGTTTAACTATACTTCCGTACAACATGATCCGAAGGTACCTTGCTTTTGAAGCCTTGTCCTTCCTGGCAGCATTATGACAACAAACAATCACAGTTGGAGATGAAAATGTAACACTGTGTGGTATGAACACAAATCCATGTGTCTGCAAGTTTTTATGCAAACCTGTGTCTGGTTCTTCATCATGTTGTCTCTCAGCCATCTGCCCAACCGATGACTGCTGCCTGCAGGGAGATCCGGCCTGTGGCTCTGGTTCATCATCCACGCCAGTTTCCTTTGCCACTCGCAGAAAGATCTAAAAATATACCAAATGACTATGAAGCAAAAAGAAATTCCTACttaaagacaaaacaagatGTTCTTGCAGTGGGACGATTTTAGTTGTGACCTAAACGGTCTAAATGGACATTTAATCTGTTGACAAATCTAATTCTGCTTTAAGTTCAAGGTGCTACATACAACTTGATAAAGTTGATACTAGTTTTCTTGCCATGCACAAAAACAACTGCTTTGAAAATGCTCTTCAGGCCCTACTAAGTGAAGCTGCggacagcaggtggcagtaataaAGCATTTATCAAAACTAACAGAAGCAGTGCAGAGGGCCAGGAGTAAGTACACCTATCAGACTGCACTACTAGTGCTAATCTGATGCTAACGTTTAATCCCATTAAGAACATGGCAGCTCCACAAATATCCAGCCCTGCAGATAAGGCTTGGTTAAGCTCCTGCACGCTCACACATACTCACATTTAACTTTGTACGGTTGGTAGGAAAGCGTTCCTGGGAAAAGCCCTTTTTTATGTTAGCGGTAATAAAATTAGTATAAATATAATTCATTAGTGTAAAATCATGGATCCTGAAGCCAGTCAATATTAGTACCGTTGCTCTCTGAGACATTTGTCTAAGGTGTCTCTAACTTTAATGTTGCATTTTAGGTTTCTGTCAGTTTACTTATTAAAACGTATTGTGGTACAGTATATCTTTTATTACTCAGTTTACTTTTACACTGTgggaaaatgtaattattttaccATTGTGAATCCAGTTTTCTAGTCACTAGTTATAGCCAAGGAAAAAGTAGGAGCTTGATGAGCGTGATTGGTTTATGGTACACGTCTCACCTCTTCCAGTGTGCTGTCGGACAGCCCGTAGCTGCTGATGCCCAGCTCGGTCAGCCTCTGATCCAGTTCGGACAGTAAGACGGCCAGGCTGCTGTCCttggctgctgtctgcggcagGTTGATCACCGCCTCGCGCCCCGACTCTTCTACCAGTCTCACCCCCGGGATATGCTGCTGGGCCAGGGAGAGCAACGCAGCGAGGTCTGCAGTGAAGACAAtaacggggaaaaaaaacaacatgcagtTAAAGTAGCGCAAGTAAAAACGTAGCACTGCACTTATTAACTAACATTGAACCACCTCAGTGACACTCACATGAGCTGCTGTCCTCGCTTCCCAGGCCGGTGTCTTCACTCATGGAGGACTCACTGTCCTGAAACACAAAgattagtttgttttatttcaatcaCCCCATCTGAGTTACTGAACTTAACTAATCCAAGATATAGATCAACactaagatatatatatttttattttaatttgcgATATTAGGAATGGACTTTTGGAGGATGCACGTAACAGCAAAACGGCAAAGGATCCATTTATACACTTTCAGGGATAATTAAAGATAGACCTTGAGAGCGGGCAGCTTgttggtgctggtgctggtgctggtgcagATACTGGTGCTGCTGGGAGTGCTGGTATTCAGTCCCTCCCTCTTTACCACAGTGAGATAGTAGCCCGATCCAAGGCGGGATTTCAGGAAGAGAGGTGAGCCACAGCAACACAGCTTTCCCTGGGAGATAATCGCGATCCGGTCACCTAGCAGCTCTGCTTCGTCCATGTAGTGGGTGGACAGGATGATGGTCCGGTCTGAGGGAGAAAGACACATATTGAGTTATTTCGTATGTTGGTCAAGGACTTTATGTTGGGATATCTACGTCCAGTTTCTAGATTGTCGCCATCTCCAAAAGGAAAAGCACCCCAGGTTTTACAGCAAGATTAAAATAGAAAGAATGGATCTGGCATGTATTTATTGAGCACTTTCTTAAGCGCACTCTTTGTGATTTTATTAATGTACTCAATAAATCTGCTACATGGCGTTTTTGGCTTGCTTTCCTGCAAAATGTGACTTTCCAAAAACAACGAGATCCATAGATCCGAGCCTTCACCTTTGCGATATTTGAGCAGTAAATCCCAGATGCCTCTGCGTGAGTATGGATCGACTCCAGCTGTGGGTTCATCCAAAACAACCACCTTAGAGCCTCCAACAAATGCTATTGCCACAGACAGCTTTCTCTGCATTCCACCTGACAGAGAAACAGAGGGTGGGTTTGGATTGACATCCCCTTCTACAAAATATGGTCAAAGAAATCCAACTATCAGGCTTACCAGAGAGGTTTTTGGTCTGTTCATGTCGTTTATGCAGCAGGCCGACATCTTCCAGCAGAGTGTCCAGCTCAGCTTTCACTTCGGCTTCGGTCAAACCCTTCAGACACCCATAAAACCACACGTGCTCCTCCACTGTTAGtctgcaagagagagagacagacccaGAGAGAAAATGTCATCGTTTGaagtattcattcatttcatagtCCAGATTCCATCAAATTGGTTATCAccaataattcaattaaatatgtATACGCTCAGAAGAATATGTGTCTAGAATATGTAATCTATCAAACCTAACCACTGTATGTCAAAAGCGATGTTCAATGACAGCTGGTTGCTAGTTTTTAGTGACAGAACATGGAGGCTGGAAAGACAAGTCTTACATGTCAAACAGGACGTTGTGTTGTGGACAAACTCCCAGGGTCCTCCGAATGACGTCCATGTCGTGGCGAATGTCCAGCCCTTTGATGTACACAGTTCCCGAGGTTGGTGGAAACAGGCCAGTAAGGACAGATCTGACAAACAACGGAAGCATAAATACTTTGTTGGAGCACATCTTTCACTTTAAATTTATCAAATCAACAAATCTCTTATTTCTTCCTGTGACTGGCGTGATGATACACCTGTTGTAGCTATTATTATAATATCCAGATAAATGAAATTGTACTTAACCAAAGTGATTTATGGGTATCACATGATTGTTAAATTAAATTCTCAACAGCCCGTAGACCCATAAAGATTTAACACATCCAGTCCTTACATGGTGGTGGTTTTGCCGGCTCCGTTGTGGCCGAGGAAAGATGTGATCTGCCCCTCGTAGAACTTTAGGTTGAGGTGATTCACGGCCAGTTTGCCTCCCTTCTTGTATATTTTCACCAGGTTTCTGACGCTCACGCCCAGGATAAGGTCATTGGGCTCTGGCTCAATCTGATCTGATGATAGAAAATAATTCTGTATGTATTTACAAAGGACAATGTACACTAAAATCTATACATGTGGGTGAGTAACAATAGAAAAGGACCTAGTGGTAATTATCCTCTCACAGTGATTTATAATACAATCTAAGTATTTGAGCAGAAGTCATCAGCCAAAGGGTCAGAATATATGTTTGACCAATGTTTGATGTGGGATTATTACAAAGCTAAGACCTCTGTAGTTAATGGGCTTATTGACTAGGCTCATTAACTTAACTTCCTCTTTATTGGCTTTAACATAACAACAATGTATTGAGGCCAGAACTGTTTCCAATAAGCAAGTAATGTGTCAGaaatacaacacatttttacaaacaGATGGCttgcaaaaatacttttccAGTCTGGTTTGGACAAAGAAAGCTAACTGTAGCCATGATTTCAAACTgtaagagaaaaacagaaacagttGCAGCGGCGTTGAGAGCTTTGTACCTTCCTCTTGTTCTGCAGGTGCAGGGGGGATCGGCATGCCTGCCTCCAGGGGAACTCCACCCCAGTAGTTGATCTGGAAGATGAAGTACCAGGGCCTTGGGATCCCATATTGACCTGGTGTAAAagacccgcacacacacacacacacacacacacacacacacacacacacacacacacaggtatttaCAGATTTAGTCAAGATCATTATTTTACAACTGCATTTTGATGAAAGAACCAGTGTCACTTAAATAGTCAGAAGATGTTAATGCTAACCTATACATCTGAAAAacatattcatttgttttttaaaaagcagatagaaaaatagagaaaaatagctgttaaatatttaagaaaaagaaacactgagatgtAATTTGACATCTTACAAAACCCATCGACTACATCCAATTTGCTTGACATTCAGCTATCAAATCTTAAGtagctttttttcaaaataaaatgaggtcCTCAAATAAAAATCTCTAGACCTGtctaatattaaaacatttaaaaaatgtagtaGTATGCTCATTTGTCTGACACATGAGAAAGGGGTCAGCcggtcaacacaaaaaaacaatacgtTATAACGTTACTTCAACATTGTTTTTTGAGCGGATCCAATCCAATCGTCGTACCGGGGAACACAGCTTCGATGTACCAGGCTGCCACAGCGTAGATGAAGGCGTCCACATAAAGCATGACTATAGAGGTAGTAAAGCTGTATGAGTCTCCTTCCACAGGACTGGAGTGGAGGTTGTACCACTGGATGCCCACGCCTTGCTCTTCGTACTGAGAGAAATACTCGCATCCGAAGCCAAAGGCCACAGGAGACAGGAAACTCTGAGGAAAGAGAGATCCGATCTAACTATCAATCTTGGCACAACGACACTTAAAATGCAGCAATGCCGGGTTGATGGTCAGTTACAATTGAAGAATTAGACACACTAAATGTGATGCTCTACTTTCTCATGCAATCTGTATGTTAAgttcataaaaataataattttgtaGAAATGTGGAGAGAAACATTCTCAATGGAACAATTATTTTACTCACAGCGAGGACTCTGTAGGTGGTGGTGAGCCGGTCTCTCCAAGCTACACACAGTACATAAGGCAGGTAAAGCCCGAAGTAGATCAGCCCTCCACATGCAGCGGCCAGGTTGGCTTTGGAGAAGAACGTACTGATGAGAAAGCACTGCATGATGGTGGCGGTGGCAAACGCcgtcagaaagaaaaacacaacagctggGTTGCTGTATGGCAGGATGTCCCCCCACTGGAGACAAGACAAACCAGAATTAAGGTCTCGCAGTTGCATGCTTCCATCAACCAGTCCCGTTGCAGTGTACATTCGTATAAAGAGAAGCTTTACGTTGAACAACATAATATGCAATATAAAGAATGAACATCGCATTATTTTCCACTTTACTTTCAGTCTAGAAATGAAACAATCAAATCATTTCTATtcataaatacagtatatattatgtGCTGAGTGAGTGGTCATCTTGCCTTGAGCAGAGCAATTAGGAGCCCTGCAGAGAACAGGAAAGGAACAATGCTGCTGATGAACCAGCTGAGCCACAGCGTTCCCGTTCCCAGACCCATAATCCTCATGGTCTCCTTCAGCCTCGCCTCCTTCTCATACACCACGCCTTTGATGATCATGGCCACCGAGTAGATCCAGGCCAGTGTCATGAAGAGTGGCAGAGAGCGGTTCAGCACCCGGAGGAAACTGTTAATGGTGACGACAACAGGCTTTTTAAGAGTGACTCGCTGCCTTTGAGCAGGGCACTGAACCATCTGCTGCTAAAGACAAGCTTCTAATATCACAGCGGTGTGAAACTGTGTGCAGTTTCTTTTAAAAGAATGAAATTAGTTGACAACAGCATGCAACTCACACATCATCCACATAGCAGGGGTAGGGCATCTGCTGGATGTAGATGCCGGTGGTTTGTTGAACTCCGGTCAGCATGCGGCTCACAGCACTCTCCACCAGGTCCTGAACGTACACGAAGCCGCCCCAGATGTAGCGCATATCATTAAATGGGTCGGCTGCAGGACCAGGATCCcaaaatctgaagaaaaaaaacgaaacagaATGACATTTTAGTATTTTGGAAAATCCAAAATCACTACAAGCATGTACGGTTGAAGCAATGGACCGAAAAGCTGCAGTCATATGGCGCCGAAACAGTTTACTTCCACTATAAAGTTCAACAGAGGCTTGATTAACAAGGGATGTTTTGGTTCTTCCTCAGTTACCTGTCCTTGATTTTGTTGGTCCTGGTCACATCATCAATATCCATCCTGATTTTGTATGAGACGTGTGGTGGCAGGTCGGGGGACGAGGAGTTGGGCAGCAGGAAAACCACACCTGCCCAAAACTGCCTGTCCTCAAGTAGCTCCAAAGCCCTGTCAATCATCTGACCCTCGGACTCCAACCCCTCCAGCTTGTTCAGAGagaaacactgcagacaataaaggaaacacaaaaatgataaatgaaaaaaaaaatggtg
This is a stretch of genomic DNA from Pungitius pungitius chromosome 7, fPunPun2.1, whole genome shotgun sequence. It encodes these proteins:
- the abca7 gene encoding phospholipid-transporting ATPase ABCA1 isoform X2; amino-acid sequence: MAFFRQISLLLWKNITYRRRNKIQLIIELLWPLFLFVILISVRHSHPPYKQSQCHFPNKALPSAGTLPWIQGIICNINNPCFHSPTPGETLGQVGNFDNSILSRLFVDAQRVLSYSGNRSFSGFQDLMESVRSLGERPGAWPNMPVGEYLRANETFSSFLVTNGSLSAVTVDQLLKARLDFRVSVAGAQLQLKDLVCNASMLGEFLKVEEGEAAMKDLQTQLCKLPADVLQEAERLFLSQLDFAKFFTRDRLMANAGDLRVISEAVTAVSQELAVLIDDFSSLSSFADMSAALRLLSPENGSALPRESFRAFSRIMCGHPEVGGERIPSLNWYEDNDIKSFLGKNGTEDTEPEADGDNNTTPFCKNLILGLESNPLSRIVWRGIKPLFIGKLLYTPDTPAVQQVMKEVNKTFEDMQILQELNAAWMEVGPRVKTYMESSVEIQLLQDLLRRPAVAVLVNLRLENTSWTASRIARFLSTPSPDAPRNPRAPPTWLDIYNDLGHTITTLAQVSECFSLNKLEGLESEGQMIDRALELLEDRQFWAGVVFLLPNSSSPDLPPHVSYKIRMDIDDVTRTNKIKDRFWDPGPAADPFNDMRYIWGGFVYVQDLVESAVSRMLTGVQQTTGIYIQQMPYPCYVDDVFLRVLNRSLPLFMTLAWIYSVAMIIKGVVYEKEARLKETMRIMGLGTGTLWLSWFISSIVPFLFSAGLLIALLKWGDILPYSNPAVVFFFLTAFATATIMQCFLISTFFSKANLAAACGGLIYFGLYLPYVLCVAWRDRLTTTYRVLASFLSPVAFGFGCEYFSQYEEQGVGIQWYNLHSSPVEGDSYSFTTSIVMLYVDAFIYAVAAWYIEAVFPGQYGIPRPWYFIFQINYWGGVPLEAGMPIPPAPAEQEEDQIEPEPNDLILGVSVRNLVKIYKKGGKLAVNHLNLKFYEGQITSFLGHNGAGKTTTISVLTGLFPPTSGTVYIKGLDIRHDMDVIRRTLGVCPQHNVLFDILTVEEHVWFYGCLKGLTEAEVKAELDTLLEDVGLLHKRHEQTKNLSGGMQRKLSVAIAFVGGSKVVVLDEPTAGVDPYSRRGIWDLLLKYRKDRTIILSTHYMDEAELLGDRIAIISQGKLCCCGSPLFLKSRLGSGYYLTVVKREGLNTSTPSSTSICTSTSTSTNKLPALKDSESSMSEDTGLGSEDSSSYLAALLSLAQQHIPGVRLVEESGREAVINLPQTAAKDSSLAVLLSELDQRLTELGISSYGLSDSTLEEIFLRVAKETGVDDEPEPQAGSPCRQQSSVGQMAERQHDEEPDTEPQETDLLSGDGRGGLPLTGWWLTWQQLRALFIKRWLYARRSRRGFFAQVVLPAVFVLVALLFSLIVPPFGKYPSLQLQPWMYGEQFTFFSNDAPGNPAMENLLEALLDQPGFGTKCMEKEEEENSTTPRCEGVRGGQFMRPQVSFSTWQMFSRGNWSRDAPSPDCQCSTEDVRRMLPDCPQGAGGLPPPQIKRVTGDVLQNLTNYNISDYLVKTYSQILKKSLKTKKWVNEFRYGGFSLGGSSTQTLSQFHHIQDSIMAIRSRYQVQQNSSLDLLLNRLPDFLGGLNSENNVKVWYNNKGWHAMVSFVNVMNNGLLRASLPPGPERMRHGITAYNHPLNLTKEQLTEMAMMTTSVDVLVSICVIFALSFVPASFVLFLIEERVSKAKHLQFVSGVKPILYWLANFTWDMLNYTVPATMVVLIFICFQQQSYVSETNLPALVLLLLFYGWSITPLMYPASFLFSVPSTAYVVLTSINLFIGINGSIATFVLELFVDEHLNEVNRILKKVFLIFPHFCLGRGLIDMAKNQAMADAFQRLGTKQTLNPLHWDSVGKNLFAMAAEGVVFFIFTILLQYKFFIRLGSWWGEPEMPPLGPEDEDVHRERERVKGGKAQSDILSMIDLSKVYKSGRKPAVDRLCLGIPRGECFGLLGVNGAGKTSTFRMLTGDTTITYGEAFLNQHSVLTEMERVHQLMGYCPQFDALSDLLTGREHLELYARLRGVPEESVTKVAQWGVKKLGLTQYAEREAGGYSGGNKRKLSTAISLIGAPPVIFLDEPTTGMDPKAKRFLWNCILSVTKEGRAVVLTSHSMEECEALCTRMAIMVNGRFQCLGSVQHLKNRFGDGYTIILRLMETQSEPDSCPISTFLKSSFPSIELKERHQSVLQFQLPSHACCLARVFDVLANNHEELGIVDFSVSQTTLDQVFVNFAKEQTDDDVLTDVVIGNSLTTLQSRITSPTIQPQPPITHPQPSKTPQQQDTSCDSKPKEGKSKKPKADKVKSKEGKDNGEKSNSTAMTRMPQREERPQRKGRSGSSGSDSSNAEVLGESSKSSSSKHRAGSSSKDPSTLFIVDSNTQDSAL
- the abca7 gene encoding phospholipid-transporting ATPase ABCA1 isoform X1, translated to MAFFRQISLLLWKNITYRRRNKIQLIIELLWPLFLFVILISVRHSHPPYKQSQCHFPNKALPSAGTLPWIQGIICNINNPCFHSPTPGETLGQVGNFDNSILSRLFVDAQRVLSYSGNRSFSGFQDLMESVRSLGERPGAWPNMPVGEYLRANETFSSFLVTNGSLSAVTVDQLLKARLDFRVSVAGAQLQLKDLVCNASMLGEFLKVEEGEAAMKDLQTQLCKLPADVLQEAERLFLSQLDFAKFFTRDRLMANAGDLRVISEAVTAVSQELAVLIDDFSSLSSFADMSAALRLLSPENGSALPRESFRAFSRIMCGHPEVGGERIPSLNWYEDNDIKSFLGKNGTEDTEPEADGDNNTTPFCKNLILGLESNPLSRIVWRGIKPLFIGKLLYTPDTPAVQQVMKEVNKTFEDMQILQELNAAWMEVGPRVKTYMESSVEIQLLQDLLRRPAVAVLVNLRLENTSWTASRIARFLSTPSPDAPRNPRAPPTWLDIYNDLGHTITTLAQVSECFSLNKLEGLESEGQMIDRALELLEDRQFWAGVVFLLPNSSSPDLPPHVSYKIRMDIDDVTRTNKIKDRFWDPGPAADPFNDMRYIWGGFVYVQDLVESAVSRMLTGVQQTTGIYIQQMPYPCYVDDVFLRVLNRSLPLFMTLAWIYSVAMIIKGVVYEKEARLKETMRIMGLGTGTLWLSWFISSIVPFLFSAGLLIALLKWGDILPYSNPAVVFFFLTAFATATIMQCFLISTFFSKANLAAACGGLIYFGLYLPYVLCVAWRDRLTTTYRVLASFLSPVAFGFGCEYFSQYEEQGVGIQWYNLHSSPVEGDSYSFTTSIVMLYVDAFIYAVAAWYIEAVFPGQYGIPRPWYFIFQINYWGGVPLEAGMPIPPAPAEQEEDQIEPEPNDLILGVSVRNLVKIYKKGGKLAVNHLNLKFYEGQITSFLGHNGAGKTTTISVLTGLFPPTSGTVYIKGLDIRHDMDVIRRTLGVCPQHNVLFDILTVEEHVWFYGCLKGLTEAEVKAELDTLLEDVGLLHKRHEQTKNLSGGMQRKLSVAIAFVGGSKVVVLDEPTAGVDPYSRRGIWDLLLKYRKDRTIILSTHYMDEAELLGDRIAIISQGKLCCCGSPLFLKSRLGSGYYLTVVKREGLNTSTPSSTSICTSTSTSTNKLPALKDSESSMSEDTGLGSEDSSSYLAALLSLAQQHIPGVRLVEESGREAVINLPQTAAKDSSLAVLLSELDQRLTELGISSYGLSDSTLEEIFLRVAKETGVDDEPEPQAGSPCRQQSSVGQMAERQHDEEPDTGRTRLQKQEPQETDLLSGDGRGGLPLTGWWLTWQQLRALFIKRWLYARRSRRGFFAQVVLPAVFVLVALLFSLIVPPFGKYPSLQLQPWMYGEQFTFFSNDAPGNPAMENLLEALLDQPGFGTKCMEKEEEENSTTPRCEGVRGGQFMRPQVSFSTWQMFSRGNWSRDAPSPDCQCSTEDVRRMLPDCPQGAGGLPPPQIKRVTGDVLQNLTNYNISDYLVKTYSQILKKSLKTKKWVNEFRYGGFSLGGSSTQTLSQFHHIQDSIMAIRSRYQVQQNSSLDLLLNRLPDFLGGLNSENNVKVWYNNKGWHAMVSFVNVMNNGLLRASLPPGPERMRHGITAYNHPLNLTKEQLTEMAMMTTSVDVLVSICVIFALSFVPASFVLFLIEERVSKAKHLQFVSGVKPILYWLANFTWDMLNYTVPATMVVLIFICFQQQSYVSETNLPALVLLLLFYGWSITPLMYPASFLFSVPSTAYVVLTSINLFIGINGSIATFVLELFVDEHLNEVNRILKKVFLIFPHFCLGRGLIDMAKNQAMADAFQRLGTKQTLNPLHWDSVGKNLFAMAAEGVVFFIFTILLQYKFFIRLGSWWGEPEMPPLGPEDEDVHRERERVKGGKAQSDILSMIDLSKVYKSGRKPAVDRLCLGIPRGECFGLLGVNGAGKTSTFRMLTGDTTITYGEAFLNQHSVLTEMERVHQLMGYCPQFDALSDLLTGREHLELYARLRGVPEESVTKVAQWGVKKLGLTQYAEREAGGYSGGNKRKLSTAISLIGAPPVIFLDEPTTGMDPKAKRFLWNCILSVTKEGRAVVLTSHSMEECEALCTRMAIMVNGRFQCLGSVQHLKNRFGDGYTIILRLMETQSEPDSCPISTFLKSSFPSIELKERHQSVLQFQLPSHACCLARVFDVLANNHEELGIVDFSVSQTTLDQVFVNFAKEQTDDDVLTDVVIGNSLTTLQSRITSPTIQPQPPITHPQPSKTPQQQDTSCDSKPKEGKSKKPKADKVKSKEGKDNGEKSNSTAMTRMPQREERPQRKGRSGSSGSDSSNAEVLGESSKSSSSKHRAGSSSKDPSTLFIVDSNTQDSAL